A single Tenacibaculum sp. 190524A02b DNA region contains:
- a CDS encoding RHS repeat-associated core domain-containing protein — MKNNNLIKNKETLRRWGAFALSLLIFLGNAPASYANAYAQKQMLTSQQTLQQKTGALPVNQLDLGTGNVTLQESLLAVEGYQATISYNSEGVAQKAATWNRSQKQGTLGLGWEYPENRIIRLTQQTGTLEDDKYLLYNQGATYPLLFIEQSNNEKTYRIAKKHNWIVKYHTTNKQWRLFMPDGQIYIYGDGSFTQHHANSNEYNVKWGNWIGSSVDPTNQTKFPISYNLSAIEDIYGEQVKFFYQTTSENVGRSGRTHTRASYLAKVEGLRGKTLNYSYQKKEAFEYSDPHTENGESGTDNDRDAYQERYEDRYLSVITLKNRKDQQIKKINLEYTFLNKGTELQKRLLKGVHYLDAKDDPYMPAKTFDYFGTNTTDGVKAGLTKAETQLYNATNGALFGAIKQENMPEGVSYAFQYGKQKIKGASKTLPITFPKAPFNDKYEVTSRWSAPELFYGNDYVVAIFESQDLTQRKSHVKVYQWIGDRWNEQDLGPFNGYFYDKYPAKDQYSKSILKQAKGKLFDALEQTPGGQGLKGIMNALNDGFSDMGKTLYRTGDDLAHGKVGKAIKDWFEGEAKLIEDIVLDIAASIEKEAEELVGLAIEIFGNKEEKFIVDQKKLYEARQKDAANNPRKQYHVVLQDDFFALTTSFGGSEVNIIQKNKLVPGTWNNISKRANLTSKFFSFESGTNFVALLDELTDFLYIYTWDGLVWNIEMTKLNANFNNTIAFKQGKDALENAFDGVFNAPENEENRLDHRSAITAKNNMILAVVTDSQGTNAEITIFHHDENRNWTTNGQQINKKAAAAKTINLHNAMAEKLSAIMGRDGKLDIKMGNSFAVLQTYDNLDENIPDASDIPLIGNLISSFVPDMKKINMTYGITWDENFENINLEFLHAAAGQTGVESFVVGNVINKIGKAHNLLVGSNNALDPEDGKNYAFRYDGNQFLGKQFSSPYYTSGFANDVVSTLTESDDKAFKTPQFYQYDPNTNDWTLINKASQEQIAAPEFVDEAITVSVEIVNIVIQVVTLVLPGLGEALELAEETIKFINSASNIIQNATMIIEPVAKELVKDIMGTNHKSTSIANNYISVNGKLFHRSPTGQWERVSNDIFDADNASVVGGTNNIVSNFVPYTLKTSHGIENHIKLLGNGKVYDTKTIENSNLTVHQDSLSTTIGGSAYVSYGPITNKGFVQKNAYTEQFKPLIGSTAEERARSNRPAYKDATQVILHKIAGLDLDNELYDYPITKVTIKQGSEKLSAHHYLYDANSAAYDANSHLTLYGKVTDIPTSKDIKINTDIDLTTTDGGYIEHYFYNRYNTYGKDHRKGYPTKSNDLKLQDNTLVTFESIHNDDSQNYTNGNITTLYGHPYTTLTYNTNQKVVASNHTYYHVWEEDLRHPVNGTHLQENRIYLSRPIKKVNTVDGVANVTTSEFEFAKHSLITRKNSSKGYTTQGTTEEHNQYHTYAFEHYDDLRKVNRIQEPFSTINTVKQGNDPEKITGGNVVAYESFRINNKDIHAPKDFYTLANANGLTPNALPENIIGKITSNINNQATLIKNYDKKAEKYHAAIGDYYGTERAAYNAHHKEHEIQDNIEQLHDDLLDLAKNIDFYKQSLAQNKAEENKLTSDINSLRNDQKVSRNQINDKINQINQKYRDIHKYENLIDIGWVGGPIGYGIAYGVNKPKINRAKEAINSLRNAITQLERDIRQDQIDIDKKRESLLGLVNNNNDLKPLLKNIQLALKNERDTYNTFKVDKESPLLNSFKAFDGGIENYSHNKHNTAKLDLANINFDNYQKILNNLKQHLNLLAQTNVTPDNLETNFHDRIRNTIENIKDNHRSHKVIFERLTGHHTNAISFAKKAKRISRKASKNYAVNWIRNKTIDTRDKTTGIPVSWYNTNNTFSSIILHPKNKKPIAKFKGVDVHATTKEARYFNFENGNNHTFKGSLYKDAHTGNKSISYSSNKFKAKETFNFLSKKNSYLVSLWIKEKFSQNNTPYNNELKIGNSSTIENSSTSENIFHATSEWKYIEVLLNYGEEPSILFGNNLLVDDVLIRPIGTSVTTYTWDDNDMLSHKTTNNGVTTTNILDNAQQHIASIDNTGRTMDFTHHGYSRFVENNGEYSINSPNTNIGIHFQGKTTYLGDASNITNIPVTDLSDEFAISFTADENFRLIKGNQRIIKVGNIISANGKSSDIKQHKNILVLQKHGGLYVYVNGQVKAYLNKTNNNNVQIRGTVSNLLIGKKPVVNIIYKDGIARNIQHQYWQNNIDNQITGKITQATLYNGWGKPMLKTKPLYTPITNLNYEQNFVKFNELNGNLQGNFVSLYETFSQQNNHDYKIKNHLDISRLFTQTKYSNDPLQRVIATTMPGVNNKDTENTKRTGYQDALGASLENAIGISNTNKLKFKTSSTEIRNNDKAAVKDLFGRATAMQNGNSISSYTYKYDTNGNKTVKRRLPLSHTNNAPNQYKNTRVNIDLIGDQAYTNTVDEGKNYTIKNNKGLTVFSSTHNFSKLKPNIKWNYIKYDPINRPIEAGIITVPGNFDQQEMSFLANVPEWLADIKQTIHKTWQYDSFENKVDKSNGKITHTSRLINDKQVENKYTYNLRGQVATKATYINGDLQGLVRYHYNHDGKIKDIVYPNGTSVVYNYDQNGRLYGVGTDANPFAYAKYGYGTNGKINQTIHGSGVLNTTQKYTLQEHVAESNTEFNGAQTLFKENLEYTVDGNYHQGMIMRKTEQQEGQPIDRYEYTYDNQYRLTLAERHGTGIDRFQFDYDTNGNLTSQSSSVFGRTNNFTYQQGTNKLQSPTEAASKIGLYTKIGQTPLGLNTQLDYDIFTRKTHKVFDGQNQVKFLYDANNKRVQKTRKYTSKHGLSIDDTLTYIFGTRNLPLFEKLTDNVDNTSWDKTYIYGAQYAPIAMLYKGKTYFFVRDYQSSLRNVVNATEGIVEETYKYTPFGEILYSNHQGTEVKHKLGTYLYTGQEYDQATGLYNFKARLYHPVKKIFLSPDPKHINYSPYTYTSNNPINLVDLDGKMPTGGAAAEAEGAVGGQLTKAEKKAAAKAAKAAKAAEKARIAAAEREKVEAKINNFQNYEGQRIKRLKYLENDLKEDSKRARNGAYLEGNLGGKEIQFNSISSEVATNMKNVVPNPTSRAFQTSIVNGTSRAFDTEVKLLEHLNTEIEAGRVIGSGSIQLTSELPYCDSCKGVISQFESKYPKIKFYKMSGVDGMFDPSIGQ, encoded by the coding sequence ATGAAAAACAATAACCTAATTAAAAACAAAGAAACTTTAAGAAGATGGGGAGCCTTTGCTCTTTCGTTGCTCATCTTTTTAGGTAATGCACCTGCCTCCTATGCTAATGCATATGCACAAAAACAGATGCTTACCTCACAACAAACATTACAACAAAAAACAGGAGCATTACCTGTAAATCAATTAGATTTAGGTACTGGTAATGTTACTTTACAAGAATCTTTATTAGCTGTAGAAGGCTACCAAGCAACTATTTCCTATAACAGTGAAGGAGTAGCACAAAAGGCTGCTACCTGGAATCGTTCACAAAAACAAGGTACTTTAGGACTAGGTTGGGAATACCCTGAAAACAGAATCATACGATTAACCCAACAAACTGGTACTTTAGAAGATGATAAATATTTACTTTACAATCAAGGAGCCACCTATCCGCTTCTTTTTATAGAACAAAGCAATAACGAAAAAACTTATAGAATTGCTAAAAAGCACAATTGGATTGTAAAATACCATACTACCAATAAGCAATGGCGTTTATTTATGCCTGATGGGCAAATTTACATTTATGGGGATGGTTCGTTTACTCAACACCATGCTAATAGTAATGAATACAATGTAAAATGGGGAAACTGGATTGGTAGTTCAGTAGATCCTACCAATCAAACTAAATTCCCTATATCCTATAATCTTTCAGCTATTGAAGATATTTATGGAGAACAAGTAAAGTTTTTTTACCAAACTACTAGTGAAAATGTTGGGCGTAGTGGTAGAACTCATACACGTGCTTCTTATTTAGCTAAAGTAGAAGGGCTTCGTGGTAAAACATTAAACTATAGTTATCAAAAAAAGGAGGCTTTTGAATATAGTGATCCACATACTGAAAATGGAGAATCGGGTACTGATAACGATAGAGATGCCTACCAAGAACGTTATGAAGATAGATACCTAAGTGTGATTACACTTAAGAACAGAAAAGACCAACAGATAAAAAAAATAAACCTTGAATATACCTTTTTAAACAAAGGTACAGAACTACAAAAAAGACTGTTAAAAGGTGTTCATTATCTAGATGCTAAGGATGATCCTTATATGCCTGCTAAAACTTTTGATTATTTTGGAACCAATACTACTGATGGCGTAAAAGCTGGGCTTACTAAAGCAGAAACTCAATTATACAATGCTACTAACGGAGCACTATTTGGAGCTATTAAGCAAGAAAACATGCCTGAAGGTGTTAGCTATGCCTTTCAATATGGAAAACAAAAAATAAAAGGAGCTAGTAAAACCTTACCTATTACTTTTCCTAAAGCACCTTTTAATGATAAATATGAAGTGACTTCTCGTTGGAGTGCTCCTGAATTATTTTATGGAAATGATTATGTAGTAGCTATTTTTGAATCGCAGGATTTAACTCAACGAAAAAGTCATGTAAAAGTATACCAATGGATTGGAGATCGTTGGAACGAACAAGATTTAGGTCCTTTTAACGGCTATTTTTATGATAAATATCCAGCTAAAGATCAATACTCAAAAAGTATACTTAAACAAGCCAAAGGAAAATTATTTGACGCTTTGGAACAAACACCTGGAGGACAAGGTTTAAAAGGCATTATGAATGCGTTAAATGATGGGTTTTCTGACATGGGAAAAACTTTATATAGAACCGGTGATGATTTAGCACATGGAAAAGTAGGTAAAGCTATTAAAGATTGGTTTGAAGGAGAAGCTAAATTAATAGAAGATATAGTACTAGATATTGCCGCTTCTATTGAAAAAGAAGCAGAAGAATTAGTTGGTTTAGCCATTGAAATTTTCGGTAATAAGGAGGAGAAATTTATTGTAGACCAAAAAAAACTGTATGAAGCTCGTCAAAAAGATGCAGCTAACAACCCAAGAAAACAATACCATGTTGTTTTACAAGATGACTTCTTTGCTTTAACTACTTCTTTCGGAGGTTCTGAAGTAAACATTATTCAAAAAAACAAACTAGTACCTGGTACTTGGAATAACATTTCTAAAAGAGCTAACCTTACCAGTAAATTCTTCTCTTTTGAGTCAGGAACAAACTTTGTTGCTTTATTAGATGAGCTTACGGATTTTCTTTACATCTATACTTGGGACGGTTTAGTTTGGAATATTGAAATGACTAAACTAAATGCCAACTTTAACAATACCATTGCTTTTAAACAAGGCAAGGATGCTTTAGAAAATGCTTTTGATGGGGTATTTAATGCACCTGAAAATGAAGAAAACAGATTAGACCATCGTTCTGCTATTACTGCCAAGAACAATATGATTTTAGCCGTAGTTACAGACTCACAAGGTACCAATGCAGAAATCACCATTTTCCATCATGATGAAAATAGGAATTGGACAACTAATGGACAACAAATTAACAAAAAAGCAGCGGCAGCTAAAACTATTAACCTTCATAATGCTATGGCTGAAAAATTATCTGCTATTATGGGGCGTGATGGTAAGTTAGATATTAAAATGGGGAATAGTTTTGCTGTTTTACAAACCTATGATAACCTTGACGAAAATATTCCTGACGCAAGCGACATTCCTTTGATTGGAAACCTAATCAGTAGTTTTGTTCCTGATATGAAAAAAATTAACATGACCTATGGGATTACATGGGATGAAAATTTTGAAAACATTAACCTAGAGTTTCTGCATGCTGCTGCTGGACAAACTGGTGTGGAAAGCTTTGTGGTAGGTAATGTAATTAATAAAATTGGAAAAGCACATAACTTATTAGTAGGCTCTAATAATGCATTGGATCCTGAAGATGGTAAAAATTATGCCTTTCGTTATGATGGAAACCAGTTTTTAGGTAAACAATTCTCTTCTCCTTACTATACAAGTGGGTTTGCAAATGATGTGGTAAGCACTTTAACAGAAAGCGATGACAAAGCTTTTAAAACGCCTCAATTTTATCAATACGACCCTAATACTAATGACTGGACTTTAATTAACAAGGCTTCTCAAGAACAAATTGCGGCTCCTGAATTTGTAGATGAAGCTATTACTGTATCTGTTGAAATTGTAAACATTGTTATACAAGTAGTTACCTTAGTACTTCCTGGATTAGGAGAAGCTTTAGAATTAGCGGAAGAAACCATAAAGTTTATTAATAGTGCTTCTAATATTATACAAAATGCTACAATGATAATAGAGCCTGTAGCTAAAGAACTAGTAAAAGATATTATGGGAACCAACCATAAGAGTACTTCTATTGCTAATAATTACATTTCTGTAAATGGAAAACTTTTTCACAGAAGTCCTACAGGACAATGGGAACGAGTTTCTAATGACATTTTTGATGCTGATAATGCTAGTGTTGTAGGAGGAACTAATAATATTGTTAGTAATTTTGTTCCATACACACTTAAAACTTCGCATGGTATTGAGAATCATATTAAGCTACTAGGTAATGGTAAAGTTTATGATACAAAAACTATAGAAAACAGTAACCTTACTGTACATCAGGATTCTTTAAGTACTACTATTGGTGGGAGTGCTTATGTTAGTTACGGACCTATTACCAATAAAGGTTTTGTACAAAAGAATGCCTATACCGAACAATTCAAACCTTTAATTGGAAGTACTGCTGAAGAAAGAGCCAGAAGTAATAGACCTGCTTATAAGGATGCTACTCAAGTAATATTACATAAAATTGCTGGTTTAGATTTAGACAATGAACTGTATGATTACCCTATTACCAAAGTAACCATAAAACAAGGAAGTGAAAAGTTAAGTGCTCATCATTATTTATACGATGCTAACTCCGCTGCTTATGATGCTAATTCACATCTTACCTTATATGGTAAAGTAACTGATATACCTACTAGCAAAGATATTAAAATAAATACCGATATTGATTTAACAACCACTGATGGTGGATATATTGAACATTATTTTTACAATAGATATAATACCTATGGAAAAGATCATAGAAAAGGATACCCTACTAAAAGTAATGACCTAAAGTTACAGGATAATACACTTGTTACTTTTGAAAGTATTCACAATGATGACTCTCAAAATTATACCAATGGTAATATTACCACTTTATATGGACATCCTTATACTACCTTAACTTACAATACCAATCAAAAAGTAGTAGCTAGCAACCATACGTATTATCATGTATGGGAAGAAGATTTAAGGCACCCTGTAAACGGAACACATTTACAAGAAAACAGAATCTATTTATCTCGCCCTATAAAAAAAGTAAACACTGTAGATGGTGTAGCTAATGTTACTACTTCAGAGTTTGAATTTGCAAAGCATAGTTTAATTACTCGTAAAAATTCTTCTAAAGGATATACTACGCAAGGCACTACTGAAGAACATAATCAATATCATACCTATGCTTTTGAACATTATGATGATTTAAGAAAAGTAAATCGTATTCAAGAGCCTTTTAGCACTATTAATACAGTTAAACAAGGAAATGATCCTGAGAAAATAACTGGAGGGAATGTAGTTGCTTATGAAAGCTTTAGGATTAATAATAAAGATATTCATGCACCGAAAGACTTCTATACCCTAGCTAATGCAAACGGACTTACTCCTAATGCATTACCTGAAAACATTATTGGAAAAATAACCAGTAATATTAATAATCAGGCTACTTTAATAAAAAATTACGATAAAAAAGCAGAAAAATACCATGCGGCTATTGGAGATTATTATGGTACTGAAAGAGCGGCATATAACGCGCATCATAAAGAACATGAGATTCAAGATAATATAGAGCAACTTCATGACGACTTATTAGACTTAGCTAAAAACATTGACTTTTATAAACAAAGTTTAGCTCAAAACAAAGCTGAAGAAAACAAGTTAACCTCAGACATTAACTCACTTAGAAATGACCAAAAAGTTTCTCGTAATCAAATAAACGATAAAATTAATCAAATTAATCAAAAATATCGTGATATTCATAAATATGAAAATTTAATTGATATTGGATGGGTTGGAGGTCCTATTGGGTATGGTATTGCTTATGGGGTTAATAAACCTAAAATAAATAGAGCTAAAGAAGCAATCAATAGTCTTCGTAATGCAATTACTCAATTAGAGAGAGATATTAGACAAGATCAAATAGATATTGATAAAAAACGTGAATCATTACTTGGATTAGTTAACAATAACAATGATTTAAAGCCTCTACTTAAAAACATTCAATTAGCTTTAAAAAACGAAAGAGATACCTATAATACTTTTAAAGTTGATAAAGAATCACCTTTACTTAATAGTTTTAAGGCCTTTGATGGCGGAATTGAAAATTATAGCCACAATAAACATAATACAGCTAAACTTGATTTAGCTAATATAAACTTTGATAATTATCAAAAGATTTTAAATAACTTAAAACAGCATTTAAATTTACTTGCCCAAACAAATGTAACTCCTGATAATCTGGAAACTAATTTTCACGATAGAATAAGAAATACTATTGAGAATATTAAAGATAATCATAGAAGTCATAAAGTTATATTTGAAAGGTTGACTGGGCATCATACCAATGCTATCTCTTTTGCTAAAAAAGCTAAAAGAATTTCAAGAAAAGCATCAAAAAACTATGCTGTAAATTGGATTCGAAACAAAACAATTGATACTAGAGATAAAACTACAGGAATTCCTGTAAGTTGGTACAATACTAATAATACTTTTAGTAGTATAATTCTACATCCAAAAAATAAAAAGCCTATTGCTAAATTTAAAGGAGTAGATGTACATGCTACAACTAAAGAAGCTCGTTATTTCAATTTTGAAAACGGAAACAATCATACTTTCAAAGGAAGCCTTTATAAAGATGCACATACTGGTAACAAAAGTATATCATATTCTTCTAACAAATTTAAGGCTAAAGAGACATTTAACTTTTTATCTAAAAAAAATAGTTATTTAGTATCTCTATGGATAAAAGAGAAATTTTCTCAAAATAATACACCCTATAATAATGAACTTAAAATAGGAAATAGTAGTACCATAGAAAATAGTAGTACTAGTGAAAATATATTTCATGCTACAAGTGAGTGGAAATATATTGAAGTATTATTAAATTATGGTGAAGAGCCTTCTATATTATTTGGCAACAACCTACTTGTAGATGATGTTCTTATAAGACCAATAGGAACCTCTGTTACTACTTATACCTGGGATGATAATGACATGTTATCCCATAAAACAACTAATAATGGAGTAACCACTACGAATATATTAGATAATGCACAGCAACATATAGCTTCCATAGATAATACAGGAAGAACTATGGACTTCACACATCACGGGTATAGTAGATTTGTTGAGAATAATGGAGAATATAGTATAAATTCTCCTAACACAAATATTGGGATACACTTTCAAGGTAAAACAACTTATTTAGGAGATGCATCAAACATTACCAATATACCTGTAACTGATTTATCCGATGAGTTTGCCATATCTTTTACAGCCGATGAAAACTTTAGACTAATAAAAGGAAATCAACGTATTATTAAGGTCGGGAATATAATTAGTGCTAATGGCAAAAGTTCTGACATTAAACAGCATAAAAATATTCTTGTATTACAAAAGCATGGAGGGTTATATGTGTATGTTAACGGACAAGTTAAAGCATATTTAAACAAAACAAATAACAATAATGTCCAAATTCGTGGTACAGTATCTAATTTATTAATAGGTAAAAAACCAGTTGTTAATATTATTTATAAAGATGGAATAGCAAGAAACATACAACATCAATACTGGCAAAACAACATTGATAATCAGATAACTGGTAAAATCACACAAGCCACCCTATACAATGGATGGGGAAAACCTATGTTAAAAACAAAACCCCTTTATACTCCAATTACTAATTTGAATTATGAGCAAAATTTTGTTAAATTCAATGAGTTAAATGGAAATTTGCAAGGAAATTTCGTATCACTTTATGAGACATTTAGCCAACAAAACAATCATGATTACAAAATAAAGAATCATCTTGATATCAGTAGGTTATTTACACAAACTAAATACAGCAATGATCCTCTACAAAGAGTCATCGCAACTACTATGCCTGGTGTTAACAACAAAGACACTGAAAACACTAAAAGAACTGGTTATCAAGACGCTTTAGGTGCTTCTCTGGAAAATGCTATTGGTATTAGTAATACTAATAAACTAAAGTTTAAAACTTCTTCTACTGAGATTCGTAATAATGATAAAGCTGCTGTTAAAGATTTATTTGGAAGAGCTACAGCCATGCAAAACGGAAACTCGATTAGCAGTTATACTTATAAGTATGATACAAATGGTAATAAAACCGTAAAAAGGAGGTTGCCTCTTTCACATACTAATAACGCTCCAAATCAATATAAAAACACACGTGTTAATATAGATTTAATAGGAGATCAAGCCTATACAAATACCGTAGATGAAGGCAAAAATTATACAATAAAAAACAATAAAGGTTTAACCGTGTTTTCTTCTACTCACAACTTCTCTAAGCTTAAACCAAATATAAAATGGAATTACATTAAATATGATCCTATTAACCGACCTATTGAAGCTGGAATAATCACTGTCCCTGGCAACTTTGATCAACAAGAAATGAGCTTCCTTGCCAATGTACCAGAATGGTTAGCAGATATTAAACAAACTATTCATAAAACTTGGCAATATGATAGCTTTGAAAATAAAGTAGACAAATCTAACGGGAAAATTACACATACCTCACGTCTAATCAATGATAAGCAAGTAGAAAATAAGTATACATATAACCTTAGAGGTCAAGTGGCCACAAAAGCTACTTATATTAACGGCGATTTACAAGGACTTGTTCGATATCATTATAATCATGATGGCAAAATTAAAGACATTGTATATCCTAATGGTACTTCTGTAGTTTATAACTATGATCAAAATGGTAGGTTGTATGGTGTAGGAACAGATGCTAATCCGTTTGCCTATGCTAAATATGGATATGGTACCAATGGTAAAATTAACCAAACCATTCATGGAAGCGGTGTATTAAATACAACCCAGAAATACACCTTACAAGAACATGTGGCTGAATCTAATACTGAATTCAATGGTGCTCAAACCCTATTTAAGGAAAATCTTGAATATACAGTAGACGGTAATTATCACCAAGGAATGATTATGCGTAAAACAGAACAGCAAGAAGGACAGCCTATTGATAGGTATGAATACACCTATGATAATCAATATAGGTTAACTCTTGCTGAGAGACATGGAACTGGTATTGATAGATTTCAATTTGATTACGACACCAATGGTAATTTAACCTCTCAATCATCTAGTGTATTTGGAAGGACTAATAACTTTACTTACCAACAAGGTACTAATAAGTTACAAAGCCCTACCGAGGCTGCTAGTAAAATTGGGTTATACACTAAAATTGGACAAACTCCTTTAGGGTTGAATACCCAATTAGACTACGATATCTTTACTCGTAAAACTCATAAAGTATTTGATGGGCAAAATCAGGTGAAGTTCTTATACGATGCGAACAATAAAAGAGTCCAAAAAACACGTAAATACACTTCTAAACATGGGCTTAGTATTGACGATACCTTAACCTATATTTTTGGAACTCGTAATTTACCTTTATTTGAAAAACTTACGGATAATGTAGATAATACCTCATGGGATAAAACGTATATTTATGGGGCTCAGTATGCTCCTATAGCTATGCTTTACAAGGGTAAAACCTATTTCTTTGTACGTGATTATCAAAGTAGTTTACGTAATGTAGTTAATGCTACTGAAGGAATTGTAGAAGAAACCTATAAATACACCCCTTTTGGTGAAATTTTATACTCAAACCATCAAGGAACGGAGGTGAAACACAAATTAGGAACCTATTTATATACTGGGCAAGAATACGATCAAGCTACTGGATTGTATAACTTCAAAGCTAGATTATACCATCCTGTTAAGAAAATATTCTTAAGCCCTGATCCTAAACACATCAATTATTCTCCATATACTTACACTAGCAATAACCCTATTAATCTTGTGGATCTAGACGGAAAAATGCCTACTGGTGGAGCTGCTGCGGAAGCAGAAGGAGCTGTTGGTGGACAACTTACTAAAGCTGAAAAGAAAGCAGCAGCAAAAGCAGCAAAAGCAGCAAAAGCAGCAGAAAAAGCAAGAATAGCTGCTGCAGAACGTGAGAAAGTGGAAGCTAAGATAAATAATTTTCAAAATTATGAAGGACAACGCATCAAACGTTTAAAATACCTTGAGAATGATTTAAAAGAAGATTCTAAAAGAGCTAGAAATGGTGCTTACTTAGAAGGAAATTTAGGCGGAAAAGAAATCCAATTTAACTCTATTAGTAGCGAAGTAGCCACTAATATGAAAAATGTTGTTCCTAACCCTACTTCTAGAGCGTTTCAAACCTCGATAGTTAATGGAACAAGTAGAGCATTTGATACAGAAGTAAAATTATTAGAGCATTTGAATACAGAAATTGAAGCTGGTAGAGTTATCGGTTCTGGTAGTATTCAGTTAACTTCAGAATTACCATACTGTGATTCATGTAAAGGGGTAATTAGCCAATTTGAATCTAAATATCCTAAGATTAAATTTTATAAGATGAGTGGTGTAGATGGAATGTTTGATCCTTCTATAGGACAGTAG
- a CDS encoding mechanosensitive ion channel family protein, whose protein sequence is MKNLFAYRFDLDSFFGILGYVFVVVFVSWVISRIIRYVIVLLMKHRQVDKFGRTSIQFFRNSVKFFIGVFGIIYIIMTVPLFRSKATLIFSGAGILAAIIGFAAQAALSNLIAGAFIVLFRPFRVGDYIKLDEARVGIVEDITLRHTVINNFENKRLIIPNSVISTDSVLNHTIEDSHVLSFNNFKIGLKADIDLARRIIQEEAIKQPNVIDNRTPEQVLKSSQQVDVRVIDVHTDYIHMRAYVWLSEPFLEFRTKCALKEAVHKRFLKEGVDLPIPMHKVIRV, encoded by the coding sequence ATGAAAAACCTATTTGCATACCGATTTGATTTAGATTCTTTTTTCGGAATTTTAGGATACGTATTCGTAGTAGTATTTGTTTCTTGGGTTATTTCAAGAATTATACGATACGTAATCGTATTGCTAATGAAACATAGACAGGTTGATAAATTTGGAAGGACTAGTATTCAGTTTTTTAGAAACTCTGTTAAGTTTTTTATAGGCGTTTTTGGAATTATTTATATTATAATGACGGTTCCACTTTTTAGAAGTAAGGCTACCTTAATTTTTTCTGGAGCTGGAATTTTAGCTGCTATTATTGGTTTTGCTGCTCAAGCAGCATTATCTAATTTAATTGCTGGAGCATTTATTGTCCTTTTTCGCCCGTTTAGGGTAGGGGATTATATAAAATTAGATGAGGCTAGAGTAGGAATTGTAGAAGATATTACTTTACGCCATACAGTAATAAATAATTTTGAAAATAAACGCCTTATCATACCAAATTCTGTCATTAGTACAGACTCTGTTTTAAATCACACTATTGAAGATTCTCATGTGCTGAGTTTTAATAATTTTAAAATAGGTTTAAAAGCAGATATTGATTTAGCTAGAAGAATTATTCAAGAAGAAGCAATCAAACAACCTAATGTTATAGATAATCGAACACCAGAACAAGTACTGAAATCTTCTCAGCAAGTAGATGTACGCGTAATAGATGTGCATACGGATTATATTCATATGCGTGCATATGTTTGGTTAAGTGAGCCTTTTTTAGAATTTAGAACAAAATGTGCCTTAAAAGAAGCAGTACATAAACGTTTTTTAAAAGAAGGTGTGGACTTACCAATACCTATGCATAAGGTAATTAGGGTGTAA